One segment of Brassica napus cultivar Da-Ae chromosome C3, Da-Ae, whole genome shotgun sequence DNA contains the following:
- the LOC106383875 gene encoding receptor like protein 26-like: MSLSRLHSCFVSIFLLFASHVLMMNALVCRPDQIQALMQFKNEFESNGCNRSDYLNGVRCDNATGAVTKLQLPSGCFTGILKPNSSLFGFNHLRYLNLSHNNFTSSSLPSEFSNLNRLEVLSLSFNGFIGQVPSSISNLIHLTHLNISHNEFTGSFPLVRNLTKLSFLDLSFNKFSGAIPSDILFTMPFLTHLDLKKNSLTGTIKVPNSPPSSRLVFLSLGQNKFKGQILKPISKLINLNHLDVSSLNTTYPIDLHIFSPLKSLLVLYVSRNSLLSSSLNSSDISLHLESLVMRGCGISEFPTIIKTLQNLQYIDLSSNKIKGKVPEWLWKLPRLTILNLVNNLFTGLEGSSEVFVNSSVQLLDIAYNSMTGEFPIPPTNIIYLSAWNNSFTGNIPLQICNRSSLVVFDLSYNKFTGPIPQCLSKLRIVNLRKNNLEGSIPDEFYSGALTQTLDVGFNRLTGKLPRSLRNCSFLRFLSVDNNRIEDTFPFWLKALPNLQVFTLRSNRFFGQLSPPDQAPLAFPELRILELSDNRFTGSLSPSYFVNWKSSLFKTDEDGRIYMGDYKHAYFGYEDTMDLQYKGLFMEQGKVLTSYSTIDFSGNKLEGQIPESIGLLKALIALNLSNNAFTGHIPLSLANVTELESLDLSRNQLSGTIPRELGRLSFLSYVSVAHNQLKGEVPQGPQFSGQAESSFEGNEGLCGLPLPKSCFAPPTEQPKEKDEEEEEEGVLNCKAVVIGYGPGLLFGLVMSHVIATYKLKWYFGWCG, encoded by the coding sequence ATGTCGCTATCGCGTCTACATTCGTGTTTTGTCTCTATATTCTTACTCTTCGCTTCACACGTCTTAATGATGAACGCTCTTGTTTGTCGTCCTGACCAGATCCAAGCTCTAATGCAATTCAAGAACGAGTTTGAGTCCAACGGTTGCAACCGCAGTGACTATCTCAACGGAGTCAGGTGCGATAACGCCACTGGTGCAGTCACAAAGCTACAACTCCCAAGTGGTTGCTTTACTGGAATCCTCAAGCCAAATAGTAGCCTCTTTGGATTTAACCATCTTCGTTACCTCAATCTCTCTCACAACAACTTCACTTCTTCTTCACTCCCTTCTGAGTTCAGCAATCTCAACAGACTAGAGGTTTTGTCTCTTTCCTTTAATGGCTTCATTGGTCAAGTTCCTTCCTCTATTAGTAACCTAATCCATCTTACCCATTTAAACATTTCCCATAACGAGTTCACTGGAAGTTTCCCACTTGTGAGGAATCTAACAAAGCTCTCGTTTCTAGACCTTTCTTTTAATAAATTCTCAGGAGCCATACCTTCTGATATACTATTCACTATGCCCTTCTTGACTCATCTTGATTTGAAAAAGAACAGTCTCACTGGTACAATAAAAGTTCCAAACTCTCCTCCTTCATCTAGGCTAGTGTTTTTATCCCTTGGCCAAAACAAATTCAAAGGGCAAATCCTTAAGCCTATCTCAAAGCTCATCAACCTCAACCATCTTGACGTTTCTTCCCTAAACACAACCTACCCAATTGACTTACACATCTTCTCTCCACTAAAATCTTTGTTGGTGCTTTATGTCTCTAGAAATAGTTTATTATCATCCAGTCTAAATTCTTCGGATATCTCATTGCACTTAGAAAGCTTGGTCATGCGAGGATGTGGCATTTCCGAGTTCCCAACCATCATAAAGACCCTTCAAAACTTGCAGTATATAGACCTTTCCAGCAACAAAATCAAAGGGAAAGTCCCTGAGTGGCTATGGAAGCTTCCTCGTCTTACCATATTGAATCTTGTTAACAACCTTTTCACCGGTTTGGAAGGTTCTTCAGAGGTTTTCGTTAATTCATCAGTGCAGTTACTGGATATTGCATACAACTCCATGACAGGAGAATTCCCTATTCCACCAACAAATATCATCTACTTGTCAGCATGGAACAACAGTTTCACAGGGAACATACCTCTCCAGATTTGCAACAGAAGCTCTCTCGTTGTTTTCGATCTATCCTACAACAAATTCACCGGTCCAATACCTCAATGTTTGAGTAAATTACGGATAGTGAATCTCAGGAAGAACAACTTGGAAGGAAGTATACCTGACGAGTTCTATAGCGGCGCTTTGACACAAACCCTTGACGTTGGCTTCAATAGACTAACCGGGAAGCTCCCAAGATCGCTTAGAAACTGCTCATTTTTGAGGTTTCTAAGTGTTGACAACAACAGAATCGAAGACACGTTTCCTTTCTGGCTCAAGGCTCTACCAAACTTGCAAGTCTTCACTCTCCGCTCAAACAGATTCTTCGGCCAGCTCTCTCCTCCTGATCAAGCCCCTCTCGCGTTCCCCGAGCTGCGTATACTTGAACTATCGGATAATAGATTTACAGGGAGCTTGTCACCAAGTTACTTTGTTAACTGGAAATCATCATTGTTCAAGACAGATGAAGATGGGCGTATTTACATGGGAGACTACAAGCATGCTTACTTTGGATATGAAGATACTATGGATTTGCAATATAAAGGTCTATTCATGGAGCAAGGGAAGGTCCTTACCTCCTACAGCACTATTGATTTCTCCGGAAACAAACTTGAAGGACAGATTCCTGAGTCCATTGGTCTCTTGAAGGCATTGATTGCGCTCAACTTATCGAACAACGCCTTCACAGGCCATATTCCTCTATCTTTGGCAAATGTTACTGAGCTCGAGTCGCTAGACCTGTCAAGAAACCAACTCTCTGGGACTATTCCTAGGGAACTTGGGAGGCTCTCGTTTTTGTCGTATGTGAGTGTGGCTCATAACCAGCTGAAAGGTGAAGTACCACAAGGGCCACAGTTTAGTGGGCAGGCTGAATCATCATTTGAAGGGAACGAAGGTTTATGTGGTCTTCCTCTCCCAAAAAGTTGCTTTGCGCCACCAACAGAACAACCTAAGGaaaaagacgaagaagaagaagaggaaggagtgCTAAACTGTAAAGCAGTGGTTATAGGGTATGGTCctggattgttgtttggattagTAATGTCTCATGTTATTGCCACATACAAGCTAAAGTGGTATTTTGGTTGGTGCGGATAA